One genomic segment of Mycolicibacterium gilvum includes these proteins:
- a CDS encoding NADP-dependent isocitrate dehydrogenase produces MSAEQPSIIYTLTDEAPLLATYAFLPVVRTFASAAGIDVKSTDISVAARILAEFSDRLTDEQKVTDNLAELGELTQLPETNIIKLPNISASVPQLLAAIKELKAKGYDLPDWVGEPKNDEEREIKERYSKVLGSAVNPVLRQGNSDRRAPKAVKEYARKHPHSMGEWSQASRTHVATMKTGDFYHGEKSMTVDKDRKVKMVLTTERPDGSSETQVLKPEVSLDEGDVIDSMFMSKKALVEFYEEQIEDAYKTGVMFSLHVKATMMKVSHPIVFGHAVKVFYKDAFEKHGKLFKELGVNVNNGMSDLYDKIESLPASQREEIIEDIHRCHEHRPELAMVDSARGITNFHSPSDVIVDASMPAMIRLGGKMYGADGRTKDTKAVNPESTFSRIYQEIINFCKTHGQFDPTTMGTVPNVGLMAMKAEEYGSHDKTFEITEDGVADIVDIETGEVLLSQNVEEGDIWRMPIVKDAAIRDWVKLAVNRARQSGMTTVFWLDDERPHENELRKKVKTYLKEEDTDGLEITILPQVWAMRYTLERVIRGQDTIAVTGNILRDYLTDLFPILELGTSAKMLSIVPLMAGGGMYETGAGGSAPKHVSQLLEENHLRWDSLGEFLALGASFEDMGAKAGNKKAELLGKTLDSAIGKLLDNNKSPSRKAGELDNRGSQFYLAMYWAQELAEQTDDKELAEHFAPLAKTLAENEETIVEEFNKVQGESVDIGGYYYPDPEKTTAVMRPSSTFNEALESARS; encoded by the coding sequence ATGAGCGCCGAGCAGCCGTCCATCATCTACACGCTGACCGACGAGGCGCCGCTGCTTGCGACCTATGCGTTCCTTCCGGTGGTCCGGACCTTCGCCTCGGCGGCCGGCATCGACGTCAAGTCCACCGACATCTCCGTCGCCGCCCGCATCCTCGCCGAGTTCAGCGACCGGCTCACCGATGAGCAGAAGGTGACCGACAACTTGGCCGAGCTCGGCGAGCTGACCCAGCTCCCGGAAACCAACATCATCAAGCTGCCCAACATCAGCGCCTCGGTGCCCCAGTTGCTCGCCGCCATCAAGGAACTCAAGGCCAAGGGCTATGACCTGCCGGACTGGGTCGGCGAACCGAAGAACGACGAGGAACGCGAGATCAAGGAGCGCTACTCCAAGGTCCTCGGCAGCGCGGTGAACCCCGTTCTGCGCCAGGGCAACTCGGACCGCCGGGCACCCAAGGCGGTCAAGGAGTACGCCCGCAAGCACCCGCACAGCATGGGGGAGTGGTCGCAGGCCTCGCGCACCCACGTCGCGACGATGAAGACCGGCGACTTCTACCACGGCGAGAAGTCGATGACCGTCGACAAGGACCGCAAGGTCAAGATGGTGCTGACGACAGAACGTCCAGATGGGTCGAGCGAGACCCAGGTGCTCAAGCCCGAGGTGTCCCTCGACGAGGGTGACGTCATCGACAGCATGTTCATGAGCAAGAAGGCGCTCGTGGAGTTCTACGAAGAGCAGATCGAGGACGCCTACAAGACCGGCGTGATGTTCTCGCTGCACGTCAAGGCGACCATGATGAAGGTCAGCCACCCGATCGTGTTCGGCCACGCGGTCAAGGTCTTCTACAAAGACGCCTTCGAGAAGCACGGCAAGCTCTTCAAAGAGCTCGGCGTCAACGTCAACAACGGCATGTCCGACCTCTACGACAAGATCGAGTCGCTGCCCGCCTCGCAGCGCGAGGAGATCATCGAGGACATTCACCGCTGCCACGAGCACCGTCCCGAGCTGGCGATGGTCGATTCCGCGCGCGGCATCACCAACTTCCACTCACCGTCCGACGTGATCGTCGATGCGTCGATGCCGGCGATGATCCGGCTCGGCGGCAAGATGTACGGCGCCGACGGGCGCACCAAGGACACCAAGGCCGTCAACCCGGAGTCCACGTTCTCCCGCATCTACCAGGAGATCATCAATTTCTGTAAGACCCACGGCCAGTTCGATCCGACCACGATGGGCACCGTGCCCAACGTCGGCCTGATGGCGATGAAGGCCGAGGAGTACGGCAGCCACGACAAGACCTTCGAGATCACCGAGGACGGCGTCGCCGACATCGTCGACATCGAGACCGGCGAGGTGCTGCTGAGCCAGAACGTCGAAGAGGGCGACATCTGGCGGATGCCGATCGTCAAGGACGCCGCGATCCGGGACTGGGTCAAGCTCGCCGTCAACCGGGCCCGGCAGTCCGGGATGACCACGGTGTTCTGGCTCGACGACGAGCGCCCGCACGAGAACGAGCTGCGCAAGAAGGTCAAGACCTACCTCAAGGAAGAGGACACCGACGGCCTGGAGATCACGATCCTGCCGCAGGTGTGGGCCATGCGGTACACGCTGGAACGGGTGATCCGCGGCCAGGACACCATCGCGGTGACCGGCAACATCCTGCGCGACTACCTGACCGACCTGTTCCCCATCCTCGAGCTCGGCACCAGCGCGAAGATGCTCTCGATCGTCCCCCTGATGGCCGGCGGCGGCATGTACGAGACCGGCGCCGGCGGCTCGGCCCCCAAGCACGTCAGCCAGCTGCTGGAGGAGAACCACCTGCGCTGGGATTCACTGGGTGAATTCCTGGCGCTCGGCGCGTCCTTCGAGGACATGGGCGCCAAGGCCGGCAACAAGAAGGCCGAGCTGCTGGGCAAGACGCTCGATTCGGCCATCGGCAAGCTGCTCGACAACAACAAGAGCCCGTCGCGCAAGGCGGGCGAACTCGACAACCGCGGCAGCCAGTTCTATCTCGCGATGTACTGGGCGCAGGAACTCGCCGAGCAGACCGACGACAAAGAGCTGGCCGAGCACTTCGCACCGCTGGCCAAGACCCTCGCCGAGAACGAAGAGACGATCGTCGAAGAGTTCAACAAGGTGCAGGGCGAGTCCGTCGACATCGGGGGTTACTACTACCCGGATCCGGAGAAGACGACCGCTGTCATGCGGCCGAGCAGCACCTTCAACGAGGCGCTGGAGTCGGCGCGGAGTTAG
- a CDS encoding acyltransferase family protein, with the protein MTQSTRDRAVDVIRPAALLVVMFGHCALLLATIDSGGVRIANLIGEVPAVAPATWVVQVMPLFFLAGGAAGVHSYRPGTPWGAWLFRRAQRLCRPVFWYLAVWAAVLAAARVVLGADSAVRLGGESVALLWFLGVYLVALAFVPALVRLRSGCAVAVVLAALVVVAASTDALRFATGDAAAGLTNFVIVWLIPVVIGVGYAQRLIGRRAAAVGAAAAFTAAWALVVFGPYEVSLVVTGAERISNVSPPTLLLAMHCVWMSCVFVVAAAAIGRWARRPRVWRVVAAGNAGAMTLYLWHIVAIAIAAFGLHAVGLQAYDVAAPDLWAQLLVRALVFAVVMLVLFRLLSPLERRPLPWWDEAVTESGPRAIGAGALVCAAGVALVLTAKFGLGESAGWAACAGFVAAVVAARICARVAPRDLGPDVRSPSESPENENLEHIAPNS; encoded by the coding sequence ATGACCCAGTCCACGCGGGACCGCGCCGTCGACGTCATCCGCCCTGCAGCCCTCCTCGTCGTGATGTTCGGGCACTGCGCCCTGCTGCTGGCCACCATCGACTCCGGCGGTGTCCGCATCGCCAACCTGATCGGCGAGGTGCCGGCGGTCGCACCGGCGACCTGGGTGGTCCAGGTCATGCCGTTGTTCTTCCTTGCCGGAGGGGCCGCCGGGGTTCACAGCTATCGCCCCGGGACGCCCTGGGGCGCTTGGCTTTTCCGCCGCGCGCAGCGCCTCTGCCGACCCGTGTTCTGGTACCTGGCGGTGTGGGCGGCCGTTCTGGCGGCGGCACGGGTGGTCCTCGGCGCCGATTCCGCGGTCAGGCTCGGCGGCGAGAGCGTCGCACTGCTGTGGTTCCTCGGCGTCTACCTGGTCGCGCTCGCGTTCGTCCCCGCCCTGGTGCGGTTACGTTCCGGGTGCGCCGTGGCCGTGGTGCTCGCGGCGCTGGTCGTCGTCGCGGCGTCGACCGACGCACTGCGGTTCGCCACCGGTGACGCGGCGGCCGGGCTGACCAACTTCGTGATCGTGTGGCTCATCCCGGTCGTCATCGGGGTCGGCTACGCGCAGCGGCTCATCGGTCGGCGCGCCGCGGCCGTGGGTGCGGCGGCGGCCTTCACCGCCGCGTGGGCACTCGTCGTGTTCGGCCCCTACGAGGTTTCCCTGGTCGTCACCGGCGCCGAGCGGATCTCGAACGTCTCCCCGCCCACCCTGCTGCTGGCGATGCACTGCGTGTGGATGTCGTGTGTGTTCGTCGTCGCGGCCGCCGCGATCGGGAGGTGGGCCCGGCGTCCCCGGGTCTGGCGGGTGGTGGCGGCGGGCAACGCCGGTGCGATGACGCTGTACCTCTGGCACATCGTCGCCATCGCGATCGCCGCGTTCGGTCTGCACGCGGTGGGTCTGCAGGCCTACGACGTGGCGGCGCCCGACCTCTGGGCGCAGCTGCTGGTGCGTGCTCTGGTGTTCGCCGTCGTGATGCTGGTCCTGTTCCGGCTGCTCTCACCGCTGGAGCGCCGTCCGCTGCCGTGGTGGGACGAGGCCGTGACCGAGAGCGGGCCACGCGCGATCGGCGCCGGGGCCCTCGTCTGCGCCGCTGGGGTGGCCCTGGTGCTCACGGCGAAGTTCGGGCTGGGGGAGTCCGCGGGGTGGGCGGCATGCGCCGGGTTCGTCGCAGCCGTCGTCGCGGCACGGATCTGCGCCCGGGTGGCGCCCCGCGACCTCGGACCCGACGTTCGCTCCCCGTCTGAAAGTCCAGAAAACGAAAATCTCGAACACATCGCCCCAAATTCTTGA
- a CDS encoding Fur family transcriptional regulator: MTDERDFSDVLRSAALRVTRPRIAVLSAVGQHPHADTEVIIRAARQELPDISRQTVYDALNALTATGLVRRIQPAGSLARYESRVGDNHHHIVCRSCGVIADVDCAVGDTPCLTASDDLGFEVDEAEVIYWGLCPECSTTDAPAH, encoded by the coding sequence ATGACCGACGAACGCGACTTCTCCGACGTGCTCCGGTCGGCGGCATTGCGCGTCACCCGCCCCCGGATAGCCGTGTTGAGCGCGGTGGGCCAGCACCCCCACGCCGACACGGAGGTGATCATCCGCGCCGCTCGCCAAGAGCTGCCCGACATCTCCCGACAGACCGTCTACGACGCCTTAAATGCTCTGACCGCAACAGGTTTGGTCCGGCGTATCCAGCCGGCCGGTTCACTGGCCCGGTATGAGAGCCGCGTCGGGGACAACCACCACCACATCGTGTGCCGATCCTGCGGGGTGATCGCCGACGTCGACTGCGCGGTCGGAGACACACCCTGCCTGACGGCATCCGACGACCTCGGCTTCGAAGTCGATGAGGCCGAGGTCATCTACTGGGGCCTGTGCCCCGAATGCTCCACCACCGATGCACCAGCCCACTGA
- the katG gene encoding catalase/peroxidase HPI, giving the protein MTDTSDARPPHSDAKTASNSESENPAIDSPEPKSHAPLTNRDWWPEQVDVSVLHKQNEKGNPFGEDFDYAAEFAKLDVEAFKADVIDLIRTSQDWWPADYGNYAGLFVRMSWHAAGTYRIFDGRGGAGQGSQRFAPLNSWPDNANLDKARRLLWPIKQKYGNKISWADLIAYAGNAALEQSGFKTAGFAFGREDIWEPEEMLWGQEDTWLGTDKRYGGSNDDKRELAEPFGATTMGLIYVNPEGPEGKPDPLAAAHDIRETFGRMAMNDEETAALIVGGHTLGKTHGAADVNVGPEPEGAPMEQQGLGWKCPFGTGNGNDTVTSGLEVIWTGTNSQWSNAFLENLYGNEWELTKSPAGAWQFEAKNAEATIPDPFGGPPRKPTMLVTDVAMREDPIYGQITRRWLDHPEEMDEAFAKAWFKLMHRDMGPVSRYLGPWVPAEQEIWQDPVPAVDHALIDESDIAALKSQVLQSGLSVPQLVKTAWASAASFRGTDKRGGANGARLRLEPQRNWEANEPAELDKVLPVLEKIQQDFNSTATGGKKVSLADVIVLAGSAAVEKAAKDGGYEITVHFAPGRTDATQESTDVESFAVLEPRTDGFRNFFRPGDKNPLEQQLVERAYLLDLTAPELTALIGGLRALGANHGGSKHGVFTDKPGVLSNDFFLNLLDMRTEWKPSELSENVFDGKDRATGETKWTATANDLVFGSNSVLRALAEVYAQDDNQGKFVEDFVAAWVKVMNNDRFDLKQ; this is encoded by the coding sequence ATGACCGATACCTCCGATGCCCGCCCGCCTCATTCCGACGCCAAGACCGCCAGCAACAGCGAGTCCGAGAACCCGGCGATCGATTCCCCCGAACCGAAATCGCATGCTCCGCTGACCAATCGCGACTGGTGGCCCGAGCAGGTCGATGTGTCGGTGCTGCACAAGCAGAACGAGAAGGGCAACCCGTTCGGCGAGGACTTCGACTACGCCGCCGAGTTCGCCAAGCTCGACGTCGAGGCGTTCAAGGCCGACGTCATCGACCTGATCAGGACCTCGCAGGACTGGTGGCCCGCCGACTACGGCAACTACGCCGGCCTGTTCGTCCGGATGAGCTGGCACGCCGCGGGTACGTACCGCATCTTCGACGGCCGCGGCGGCGCCGGCCAGGGTTCGCAGCGCTTCGCCCCGCTCAACAGCTGGCCGGACAACGCCAACCTCGACAAGGCGCGCCGGCTGCTGTGGCCGATCAAGCAGAAGTACGGCAACAAGATCTCCTGGGCCGACCTGATCGCCTACGCCGGCAACGCCGCGCTGGAGCAGTCCGGGTTCAAGACGGCCGGTTTCGCATTCGGCCGCGAGGACATCTGGGAGCCTGAGGAGATGCTGTGGGGCCAGGAGGACACCTGGCTGGGCACCGACAAGCGCTACGGCGGCAGCAACGACGACAAGCGTGAGCTCGCCGAGCCGTTCGGCGCCACCACCATGGGCCTGATCTACGTCAACCCCGAAGGCCCCGAGGGCAAGCCGGATCCGCTGGCCGCCGCGCACGACATCCGCGAGACGTTCGGCCGCATGGCGATGAACGACGAGGAGACCGCGGCGCTGATCGTCGGCGGACACACCCTGGGCAAGACCCACGGTGCGGCCGACGTCAACGTCGGACCCGAGCCCGAGGGCGCCCCGATGGAACAGCAGGGCCTGGGCTGGAAGTGCCCGTTCGGCACCGGTAACGGCAACGACACCGTCACCAGCGGTCTCGAGGTCATCTGGACCGGCACCAACTCGCAGTGGAGCAACGCGTTCCTGGAGAACCTGTACGGCAACGAGTGGGAGCTGACCAAGAGCCCCGCCGGCGCCTGGCAGTTCGAGGCCAAGAACGCCGAGGCCACCATCCCGGATCCGTTCGGCGGACCGCCGCGCAAGCCCACCATGCTCGTGACCGACGTGGCGATGCGCGAGGATCCGATCTACGGCCAGATCACCCGGCGCTGGCTCGATCATCCCGAAGAGATGGACGAGGCGTTCGCCAAGGCCTGGTTCAAGCTGATGCACCGCGACATGGGGCCGGTCAGCCGCTACCTCGGACCGTGGGTTCCCGCGGAGCAGGAGATTTGGCAGGACCCGGTGCCGGCCGTCGACCACGCGCTGATCGACGAGTCCGACATCGCCGCACTCAAGAGTCAGGTGCTGCAGTCCGGTCTGTCGGTGCCCCAGCTGGTGAAGACCGCGTGGGCCTCGGCGGCGAGCTTCCGCGGCACCGACAAGCGCGGCGGCGCCAACGGTGCGCGCCTGCGGTTGGAGCCGCAGCGCAACTGGGAAGCCAACGAGCCGGCCGAGCTGGACAAGGTGCTGCCGGTGCTGGAGAAGATCCAGCAGGACTTCAACAGCACCGCGACCGGTGGCAAGAAGGTGTCGCTGGCCGACGTGATCGTGCTGGCCGGTTCGGCGGCGGTCGAGAAGGCGGCCAAGGACGGCGGCTACGAGATCACCGTGCACTTCGCGCCGGGGCGCACCGACGCCACGCAGGAGAGCACCGATGTCGAGTCGTTCGCAGTGCTCGAACCGCGCACCGACGGGTTCCGGAACTTCTTCCGGCCCGGCGACAAGAACCCGCTGGAGCAGCAGCTGGTCGAGCGGGCCTACCTGCTCGATCTGACCGCACCGGAACTGACGGCGCTGATCGGCGGACTCCGGGCTCTGGGCGCCAACCACGGCGGCAGCAAGCACGGCGTGTTCACCGACAAGCCGGGCGTGCTGAGCAACGACTTCTTCCTCAACCTGCTCGACATGCGCACGGAGTGGAAGCCGTCGGAACTCAGCGAGAACGTCTTCGACGGCAAGGACCGTGCCACCGGCGAGACCAAGTGGACGGCCACCGCCAACGATCTGGTGTTCGGCTCGAACTCGGTGCTGCGTGCACTGGCCGAGGTCTACGCCCAGGACGACAACCAGGGCAAGTTCGTCGAGGACTTCGTTGCGGCATGGGTCAAGGTCATGAACAACGACCGGTTCGACCTGAAGCAGTAG
- a CDS encoding STAS domain-containing protein, producing the protein MVERSSTVQVSATPGPGGGTALTITGTLDGSTYHEVRDSIIKAALEEPDAVIVDVSGLEAPSESAWKAITSAHWHVRRWPHVPILLVCDEPARRAAITRNGVTRHVRLHPDHTSAARCVAAPTWTRRRADVELDAGADCLQVMREVLARRLSEWGRPDMTLAASTVATVLVENVLEHTESRPTLIVETAGDFVAVAVSDENRIPPARREDPGTGAHTVSGLAIVTALSHAWGCTPTTTGKTVWALLAPENQF; encoded by the coding sequence ATGGTGGAGCGCAGCAGTACGGTGCAGGTCTCGGCGACGCCGGGGCCCGGTGGCGGCACCGCGCTGACGATCACCGGGACATTGGACGGTTCGACGTACCACGAGGTGCGCGACAGCATCATCAAGGCGGCCCTGGAGGAGCCGGATGCGGTCATCGTCGACGTCAGCGGGCTCGAGGCGCCTTCGGAGAGCGCGTGGAAGGCGATCACCAGCGCCCACTGGCATGTGCGCAGATGGCCGCACGTACCGATCCTGCTGGTGTGCGACGAGCCGGCCCGGCGCGCGGCGATCACCCGCAACGGGGTCACCCGTCACGTGCGGTTGCACCCCGACCACACCTCGGCCGCGCGCTGCGTTGCGGCGCCGACGTGGACGCGCCGACGCGCCGACGTCGAACTCGACGCCGGCGCGGACTGCCTGCAGGTGATGCGAGAGGTTCTGGCGCGGCGGCTCTCCGAGTGGGGACGCCCCGACATGACGCTGGCCGCGAGCACCGTGGCGACGGTGCTCGTCGAGAACGTCCTCGAACACACCGAGAGCCGTCCGACGTTGATCGTCGAGACGGCGGGCGATTTCGTCGCTGTCGCGGTCAGCGACGAGAACCGGATCCCCCCGGCACGCCGGGAGGATCCGGGGACCGGCGCCCACACCGTCTCCGGTCTCGCCATCGTCACGGCACTGAGCCATGCCTGGGGATGCACCCCGACGACGACCGGAAAGACGGTGTGGGCGTTACTCGCTCCGGAGAATCAGTTCTGA
- a CDS encoding glycosyltransferase codes for MVGDLSGVGATDRGGGGRYGIADLAQALARRGHEVRVHTALPHPAGVQPTGVAVDHVPVATVAVETSAELMPAIGEISRHLVDVWRRDTPDVVHCHGWVYGMAAQLAAKKTPVPIVQTFHELSTPGRRESAGGQAATAAKLEALLARNATALTAGCHDDVQTLIRLGCPRAKVSVLSAGVEVDDAVEIESRGGDVPPRIVAVARDFGAEQGLADVVAALPSLGAADLTLVATDPTGPDAGHLGDVARRLRVADRVRMMRGDECPELAALLPSADVVVLPARYEPSSEFVLQAMACGAPVVAFAAGGARDAVIEDVTGLLVQPGDVNALGRAVRTALSQPVLRQGMGLAGRSRARSRYSWDRIATDAEVAYLAAAARHSGQAPAGDRGPGTRGSLGPQSCSPVTRK; via the coding sequence ATGGTGGGTGACCTGTCCGGCGTCGGCGCGACCGACCGCGGGGGAGGTGGACGGTACGGAATAGCCGACCTGGCCCAGGCTCTCGCCCGTCGTGGCCACGAGGTGCGCGTCCACACCGCGCTCCCGCACCCGGCCGGCGTGCAGCCGACCGGGGTCGCCGTCGACCACGTCCCGGTGGCCACCGTGGCCGTCGAGACCTCCGCCGAGTTGATGCCGGCCATCGGCGAGATCTCCCGGCACCTGGTCGACGTCTGGCGTCGGGACACGCCCGACGTCGTGCACTGCCACGGCTGGGTCTACGGGATGGCGGCCCAGCTCGCCGCGAAGAAGACGCCCGTGCCGATCGTGCAGACGTTTCACGAGTTGTCGACCCCCGGGCGGCGGGAGTCGGCGGGAGGACAAGCCGCGACGGCGGCCAAGCTCGAGGCGTTGTTGGCGCGCAATGCGACAGCCCTGACCGCCGGATGTCACGACGACGTACAAACCCTGATCCGACTCGGATGCCCGCGCGCGAAGGTGTCGGTTCTCTCCGCCGGCGTGGAGGTCGACGACGCCGTCGAGATCGAGTCCCGGGGCGGCGACGTGCCGCCGCGCATCGTTGCCGTGGCCCGCGACTTCGGCGCCGAACAGGGCCTCGCGGACGTCGTCGCCGCGCTGCCGTCGCTGGGCGCCGCAGACCTGACACTGGTCGCAACGGACCCGACCGGGCCCGACGCCGGGCACCTCGGGGATGTCGCGCGCCGACTCCGGGTCGCCGACCGGGTCCGGATGATGCGCGGCGACGAATGCCCGGAGCTGGCGGCGCTGCTGCCGAGCGCCGACGTCGTCGTGCTGCCCGCCCGCTACGAACCGAGCTCTGAATTCGTCCTGCAGGCGATGGCCTGCGGTGCCCCGGTCGTCGCGTTCGCCGCCGGCGGGGCACGCGACGCCGTCATCGAGGACGTGACCGGACTGCTGGTCCAGCCGGGCGACGTCAACGCCCTCGGCCGTGCGGTGCGGACGGCGCTGAGCCAGCCGGTACTGCGGCAGGGCATGGGTCTGGCCGGCCGGTCCCGCGCACGGTCACGCTACAGCTGGGACCGCATCGCCACCGACGCCGAGGTCGCCTACCTGGCGGCGGCCGCACGGCACAGCGGTCAGGCGCCCGCCGGTGACCGGGGTCCCGGCACCCGCGGTTCGTTGGGGCCGCAGAGTTGCTCGCCGGTCACCCGGAAGTAG
- the phoU gene encoding phosphate signaling complex protein PhoU: MRNEFHQSLDALSVDLADMCGRAAELVRTASTALLEADRESADRVTFDLKRLTRLGNAVQDRTYGLLALQAPVARDLRTVVTALYIAADADRMGGLAAHIARTARQRMPERAIPDEVYPLFADMAQVATELGDLVRRTVDSGDPGLAQQVCDGDERMNDLHRELFAQLIGPHWQHGPLVAADLVLVGRFYERFADHGVEIARRVYFRVTGEQLCGPNEPRVPGPRSPAGA, translated from the coding sequence ATGCGCAATGAATTCCACCAGTCCCTGGACGCCCTGTCCGTCGACCTCGCCGACATGTGTGGGCGGGCGGCGGAACTCGTCCGTACAGCGTCGACCGCGCTGTTGGAGGCGGACCGGGAGAGCGCCGACCGGGTGACGTTCGACCTCAAACGTCTGACCCGTCTCGGCAACGCGGTCCAGGACCGCACCTACGGCCTGCTGGCCCTGCAGGCGCCGGTCGCGCGCGACCTGCGGACCGTCGTGACCGCGCTCTACATCGCCGCCGACGCGGATCGGATGGGCGGGCTGGCCGCGCACATCGCGCGCACCGCACGGCAGAGAATGCCCGAGCGGGCGATTCCGGACGAGGTCTACCCGCTGTTCGCCGACATGGCCCAGGTCGCCACCGAACTCGGCGACCTGGTGAGGCGCACCGTGGACAGCGGCGACCCCGGGTTGGCACAGCAGGTCTGTGACGGCGACGAGCGGATGAACGACCTGCACCGGGAGTTGTTCGCCCAGCTGATCGGTCCGCACTGGCAGCACGGCCCGTTGGTCGCGGCGGATCTGGTGCTGGTGGGTCGGTTCTACGAGCGGTTCGCCGACCACGGGGTGGAGATCGCCCGGCGCGTCTACTTCCGGGTGACCGGCGAGCAACTCTGCGGCCCCAACGAACCGCGGGTGCCGGGACCCCGGTCACCGGCGGGCGCCTGA
- a CDS encoding PAS and ANTAR domain-containing protein, translating into MDSDRDAVGPDGAISVGSFSYLRSDDRWVWSDAVAAMHGYAPGTVEPTTELVLSHKHPDDKATVAQLIDRARREGAVFSGRHRIIDTHGKTRVVIVVGDTLTDDAGEVVGTTGFYVDITDGFHADVQRSVSRHVTNIDENRATIQQAVGMIRMAYGVSADRAFDVLKWRSQETNAKLRHIADRLVAELSAAPLSPESRARVDHILLTAHLDG; encoded by the coding sequence GTGGACAGCGACAGGGACGCCGTCGGCCCTGACGGCGCGATAAGCGTGGGAAGTTTCAGCTATCTGCGCTCAGACGACCGCTGGGTGTGGTCGGATGCCGTCGCCGCGATGCACGGGTATGCGCCCGGAACGGTCGAGCCGACCACCGAGCTCGTGCTCTCCCACAAGCATCCCGACGACAAGGCGACGGTCGCGCAGCTCATCGACCGGGCGCGCCGCGAGGGCGCGGTGTTCTCCGGGCGCCACCGGATCATCGACACGCACGGCAAGACCCGAGTCGTGATCGTCGTGGGTGACACCCTGACCGACGACGCCGGCGAGGTCGTGGGCACCACGGGGTTCTACGTGGACATCACCGACGGCTTCCACGCCGACGTGCAGAGGTCGGTGAGCAGGCATGTGACGAACATCGACGAGAACCGGGCGACGATCCAGCAGGCGGTCGGGATGATCCGGATGGCCTACGGGGTGAGCGCCGACCGGGCCTTCGACGTGCTGAAGTGGCGGTCCCAGGAGACGAACGCGAAGCTCCGCCACATCGCCGACCGGCTGGTGGCCGAACTGTCGGCGGCCCCGCTGTCCCCGGAGTCCCGGGCGAGGGTGGATCACATCCTGCTGACCGCGCACCTCGACGGGTAG